The Oncorhynchus masou masou isolate Uvic2021 chromosome 25, UVic_Omas_1.1, whole genome shotgun sequence DNA window ttttggtcaaatgtagtgcactatatagggaatagggtgccattttggatgtacATTAGAGTCTGTTCAGAAGTTGCCTATTGCGGTTATCTCTCAGGAAAGCGTGTTGTTATTAGCTTTTTTATTTACTTAGGACAACTCCACAcaactatattttggtatttgtttcattagtccattgttgatatagtcccaaaatatTTTGCATTTCAGCAATCAATTTTCAAAATGCATAAATACAGCTGGTATGATGCATCGAGCATCATATGATGCTGCGTTTTGGATCATGATGCAAAATGTGTCATACTGGCTATATTTCTGTatagttgtgtatatatatagaagtTGTATATCTTCATTGCTGACATACAAAACATTTTGGAACTATATCAACCATGGACTAATGAAAAAAAACAAGAGTTTTCGGGTGGAATTTTCATATAACTGTTCCCCTAACTCTCTGCCTCCACTCTCTCTGAAGAACAGTGAAGTGGTCGGACACATACAGTAATGTGATGCTCTTTGGGTGATGATTTGATTTTCCTTTTTGGTCCTCAAGAACAATGTATGTGAGACAGAAAGAGTATTGGACTCGTAGAATGGACCCATTCATTGACCTAGATTACTGGTAAAGATGAACATCAAACTTAAACCTTCTTTGGCTGTTACCATAAAGTTACATATACCTACATCAATATTGTCCCCTAGGGTTGCAAAATGCAAATAAcatttcccaggttttccagaaattttAGTTTGATGGATTGAAAGTTGCTCTTTGTTTTCTCTCATGAATGTGGATGGTTATAAATCTCCAGGACTCCCCTTGTATACAGTAAAACCACCCTCTCTAAATAACGACACACCAGATTGATTAACACACCAACCCTGAGAGATGACCGACCTCTTTTACTACTACTGGAATTGCTGGACATGATGCATGTAAACATTTCAGAGATGAAcattggaaaataaatatttatattatCTTCACTGCAACATGGTCTGCTGTGCTGTTTTCTTTAATGGTATGATAGACAATCTTGTTGCAAGTTGATCAACTGTCTTGGATCTCATGAGAGAGAAGCAAAATATATGTTAATAGCTGAATCTAGCCTTAAAAACAAGTGATGAGGTAAAAATCATATTGTTATCAGTTCAAGTTTATTCAGTTTTTAGGTAATCCTGACCTCTGGTGGTCAGAGCTGTTATTGCATGTTCTGTTATTGGATTGTTCCCTGAATCCATAGACATTGAGATGATAAAGCAACACCCCCTCAGTATCTAGACCAGAAACTGTTTGCATACGAAATGGAAACCTAATTGTGATGCATATGATTTAATTATAGGAATAACTTATAAAATGCACTATGTGGGGAATAGGGCACCACCTTGGTGTGTAATCTAAATTGACACTAGAAATGAAATCATATGCATCACAATTAGTCAAAGTTACATTTGTATACAGAGGAGTACGGTTGAATTGAGTGACATACAGAACTTTCAATGTACAGTCATTTCTCTGAGACGGGTTGTTTAGATTTAGTATTTGTACAGGGTTTTTGTTTGTGGTTTGTGGTCGACCCAGAAACATTTGGAGGAGAGGGATCCAGGCAGAAATGACTGGGAGCGGCCTCAACTGGTGTGACCTGGAAAAACTTGCCCCGAACCGAGTGAGATGGAGGACATTCATCAACTGCCTATGAAGGGTATGAACTGTACCGTAGAGTATTATGTGTAGCCAAAtactgagagaaaaaaatcctTGAAAGCTTACCCTCAATATTACTGCTGGGAAAGACATTTCCTTGTGCCATTTAAATAGAATTATGAGCCAGCTTACAGGGTTGTGTGATGTTTTTATTTGTGGCAATTTGTCTTGTAAAGGCTGGAATGTCGTCAATGGGACCTTACATGTGATCGGACACTGTGGGTACACATTCATACTTACTCTTCCCTTCTTTAAGTTGTTTTTAAGTTGTGATTTGTCTGTGGTGTTTCTGCATTGGGGACCAAAATGCAATGTTGTAATGGACGTTTAAGTCACACACTATCACAACAATGCAGAAATTAATGTATTTCACGTTTTACCTGTGACATTTTGTGTGTGAACGAACTGGTCCTGTTGTAAGTATAGCCCATCACAGGTTGTTGAACATGTCttttcactgttgtttttattttatttcttaacttacctattttttacttaacaattGCACTGTTACCAAATAACTTGCAGTAAAAGCAGTTTTTGCCAGTTATCTATTGGCCCATCCATCCAGATCATAGTACACCTTTTTAGCTGGCAGTCTGTGATAGATGATACAGATAttacagagcctctctctccagtctgtgTATGTCTTGATTTCATGGGTCTGACGCCACTTGAAGTAAGCCTCATAACGCCCTCTGTCTGTGGCCAGCTGCTGTAGGAAGGCAGCCAGACGCTCTGTGCTGCTGAAGTCACTGACATGGATGAACGAGCCTGAGGGCACCAAGGCCTCATAGTTAGACCGAGAGGGCCCCAGAACCACGGGTACTGCCCCTGCTTGGTAGGCATTCCTCCACAGCTTCTCAGTGATGTAGTCTATGGCCACCGAATTCTCAAAGGCCAGGTAGAAGTTACAGCGGCCAATGGTGGGTATCAGACTTTGGTCAGTCAGTGGCCTCTTTAGCCAGTGGCCATACACCTCTATAGGAATGTATTTCCTTAGGCTCTGGTAGACTTGACTCCTGGCATGGTCAGGGCTGTAGTTGCTGACCACCCAGCTGGCCAGGCAAGCCCCTTTCTTAGGGATCACatagctgctgctgttgctgtttggTGAAACTTCCACCGTCTTCCCATAGGGCATTGGTACATCAGCGTCTGCTCGGTAGCTCATGGTCCAGTTGAACAGTCCTTTGTATTGGGTCAGGTTGCCGTTGTTCACCGGGGGCTCCAGGGAGAGCCAGAGCCAGCGCTGGGAGGCCGGCCGTGGGAGATGGAGAGGCACGGCGGAGCGACCCGTCCTCAGCTCATGGTGGTGGAAGACCACCACATCTGCCTGAAGGTACAGGGAGGTGTTGTCACTGAGGAGGCAGCCTGGGATACCGTACTCGTCGCTGCAAACGTCTCCCTCCAGGCTGTAGGGGCGGCTGAAGGGCCAGTGCCACAGCAGAATGGTGAGGTTCCTGAGTTGGTGTTGATGAGTGGTCCCTATCTCAGCCTGCAGCCTCATGTGGAACAAGTACAAGGAGATGCTGAAGATCATGACGCCGGAGAGGAACATGGGCATGGAGGCAGCCATCTCTGTCCCAGTGGATGACAGGCAAGCAACACACTGACTGGTACAATTGCAGCGTACTTTAGTTTAGTCCACGATCACACATTCTCCTTGGGATTTTTACTGTAGTAGTGTTGTATTTCACCCCTGGTAAGACAAAAATAAATTAGTATCCAATCaggggtgtagtggagggtacacacaaataaacacagtttacccaccttttgtgGAAAAATGAATTGAAAAACGTTACTTTTTTTTACCATGACTGGTGATCAGAGTTTACTCACCTACTTGTTTTACCACTAAATCACTGTATAATGCAGAAGATTTAAGACCTGATCAAAAAGCTTAGGAAATGCATACCTTTCCTAAGTCTGAATCAGGCACTTAAAGAAAAATATAATAATAGTTTGATGAAGCTCTTCAAATTCTTTATGAATGCAGACATGGACAATATAGGAAAAGATTATCTAGTGAATGAAAACACTTTTAgaggactgcaccagatttacaTTCATCACTTCCTCCTTTCATCGCTTCCTCCTTTCATCACTTCCTCCTTTCATCACTTCCTCCTTTTATCACTTCTTCACTTCATCACTTCCTCCTTTCATCACTTCCTCCTTTCATCACTTCCGATATTGACACTCCTATTTGcaacatcttcaatttaagcctcaaagtgtgtgccctcagactTGGAGGGAAGCAAAGTCActccgctacctaagaatagtaaatccccctttactggctcaaatagccgaccaatcagcctgttaccaacccttagtaaacttttggaaaaaattgtgtttgaccagatacaatgctattttacagtaaacaaccTGCcaaactttcagcatgcttatagagaagtaCATTCAACAAatacagcacttacacaaataaCTGCTGAGAGAAATTGCTGATAAAaatattgtgggggctgttttgttataCTTCAGTGTGGAgtttgacattatcaatcatagtctgctgctggcaaaacttatgtgttatggctttacaccccctgctatattgtggataaagagttacctgtctaacagaacacagaaggTGTTCTTTAATAGAAGCCTCGCCAA harbors:
- the LOC135513503 gene encoding alpha-(1,3)-fucosyltransferase 7-like, encoding MFLSGVMIFSISLYLFHMRLQAEIGTTHQHQLRNLTILLWHWPFSRPYSLEGDVCSDEYGIPGCLLSDNTSLYLQADVVVFHHHELRTGRSAVPLHLPRPASQRWLWLSLEPPVNNGNLTQYKGLFNWTMSYRADADVPMPYGKTVEVSPNSNSSSYVIPKKGACLASWVVSNYSPDHARSQVYQSLRKYIPIEVYGHWLKRPLTDQSLIPTIGRCNFYLAFENSVAIDYITEKLWRNAYQAGAVPVVLGPSRSNYEALVPSGSFIHVSDFSSTERLAAFLQQLATDRGRYEAYFKWRQTHEIKTYTDWRERLCNICIIYHRLPAKKVYYDLDGWANR